The Microlunatus soli genome contains the following window.
CAGGTCCTCGGTCCGGTTCTCCCTCGGTCACACCTCGACCGAGGCCGACGTGGACCATCTGCTGCGGGTGCTGCCGGAAGCGGTCGAACGCGCCCGCCGCGCCGGCTGACCGGCAACCGCTTTGGACTCTGTCGATCCGACGACGACAATGGCACCCGGACCACGTCCGGGGTAGCAATCATCGGCAGCCACCGGGGTGATCCACCGGGACACGACGAGGAAGAGGTTCGGACGATGAAGGTGCTGGCGGCAATGTCGGGCGGTGTCGATTCGGCAGTGGCCGCGGCGCGCGCGGTCGACGCCGGCCACGACGTCACCGGTGTCCATCTCGCCCTATCGAAGAATCCGCTGTCCTTCCGCAGCGGCGCCCGCGGCTGCTGCTCCAAGGAGGACGCCCACGACGCACGGCGGGCCGCCGACGTGCTGGGGATCCCGTTCTACGTCTGGGACCTGTCCGACCAGTTCAAGGAGGACGTGGTCGACGACTTCGTCGCCGAGTACGCCGCCGGCCGGACGCCGAACCCCTGCGTCCGGTGCAACGAGAAGATCAAGTTCGCAGCCGTCCTGGAACGGGGGATCGCGCTCGGCTTCGACGCCGTCTGCACCGGGCATTACGCACAGCTCATCCGCGACGACGACGGTGTTCAGCTGCATCGGGCGGTCGACGAGGGCAAGGACCAGTCCTACGTGCTGGCGGTGCTGGATCAGCGACAACTGCAACGCTCCTACTTCCCGCTGGGACATTCGCTGAAGAGCGACGTCCGGGCCGAGGCCGAACGGCGCGGGCTGGCGGTCGCCGACAAGCCGGACAGCCACGACATCTGCTTCATCGCCGACGGCGACACGGCCGGGTTCCTGGACAGGCAGCTGGGCTCGGCGCCGGGCGAGATCGTCGACCAGCAAGGGCGGACCGTCGGCGAGCATGGCGGCAGTCATCGATTCACCATCGGACAGCGGCACGGGCTGCGGCTCGGTGTGCCGGCCGACGACGGCAAGCCGCGCTACGTGCTGGACATCTCCCCGGTGAACAACACCGTCACGGTCGGTCCGCGGGAGGCCCTGGACGTGACCAATCTGGAAGGGATCCGACCGACCTGGACCGGCGCCGTTGCGGACGGCAACTGGCCCGCGCAGGTCCAGGTCCGCGCCCATGGAGCACCGGTGCCCGGGGAGGTCACGGTCGGCGCCGACGCGGTGTCGGTCGCGTTGACCGAACCGTTGACCGGGGTCGCCCCGGGCCAGGCCGTCGTCTACTACGACGGCACCCGGGTCGTCGGCAGCGCCACGATCTCCGCGGCCAGGCCCTGAATGACCGACGACTTCGCCCCGATCAGGAGCAGCGGGATCGGGTCCTGGCCCGGCACCGACCTGGCCGAAGCACTGAAGATCACCTTTGCCGAGTGCCCGGAGCTGCCCTACCTGCCGGAGCTGCCGGATCGCGGCGCCGGCGCCGCTCTGATCGGCCGGGGTGCTGCCGTCCTGGCCGAGTTGTCGGTCGACCTCCAGCCGGCCGGCTGGCGATTGACCGGCGCGCCGGGACGTGATCAACTCCGAGCTCGGGCGACGCTGCGCGATGACCTTGATCGACTCGAGGAGGCGGCGCAGGGTTATCGAGGCCCGTTCAAGGTCGCGATCGCCGGGCCGTGGACGTTGGCTGCTTCGATCGAGCGCCCCCGTGGCGACCGGGCGCTGGCCGACCACGGCGCCCGTCGGGAGATCGCCGGATCGTTGGCCGAGGGGGCCGGCCAGCTGCTGGCCGACCTCGGACGTCGGCTGCCGGACCTCGAGCTGATCCTGCAACTCGACGAGCCGCTGCTGCCGGCGGTGATCGCCGGCCGAGTCCCGACCGCGAGCGGATTTTCCCAACATCGCAAGGTCGATCTGGCAGAGGTCCGGGAAGCACTCGGTGTCGTCGTGGCTGCGGTCGACCGACCGCCGGCCGAGGCCCGGAGCGGGCTGCCGCAGATCTGGTTGCACTGCTGCGCTCCCGACGTGCCGGTCCGGCTGATCAAGGATGCGGGTATCGGCGGCATCGCCGTCGACCTTGATCAACTCGGTACGCCGGACTGGGATCGGCTCGGTCAGGCGATGGCGGACGGGCTGTGGCTGGGCGCCGGAGCCGTGTCCACCAGCACCGGTGCGGCGACCGGACGGCACTGGTCGGCCGACGAGATCGCCCAACGCATCCTGCGGTCGACCCGGAGCCTCGGACTGGAACCCGACGTCGCCGGCAGGATGATCATCACTCCGGCCTGCGGGCTGGCCCGATTTGATCAACGCTCCGCGGTGAACGCGCTGCGGGCGGTCGGCAAGGCGGCGGACATCGTCACCGACCAGCTTGCCGACTGACCCGGCGCCCGCAGACCTCAGGCGACCGCGAAGGCGACTTCTCCGGTGGCCACGTCGGCCGACACCAGCCGGACTCTCAGTTGATCACCAGGCTCGCCGGAGCCGTTCAGGCTGGCAACCACCACTGGATCGACCAGCTGGATCCGGCGGTGTTCATCCTTGCGGGACAGCACCACTGCATCGAAGGTCTCGTCGGCCCGGTCCTTCAACAACGCGGCCTCCACTCTGTTCAGCGCCCCGGAGTCGAGCCGGGACGCAAGATCATCGCTGGTCGCCATGATCTTGGGCAGCTGCGGTATCGCCTCCCGGACCCAGCCGGGCACCGGTGTGTCGGACTGGACCGCGGCGCAGACCACCAGACCGAACCGGTCGACGAGCCGGCGCAGCGGTGCGGTGACGTGTGCGTACGGCGCGGCGATCGCGGCCTGCAGGGGCTGCCGCGGCGCCGATCCGTCGAACGCCTCGTAACCGGCGCCGCGGAAGAGTGCCGTCGCGGCGTGCAGCACCGCCAATGCTGCCGGCCGGGACCGGTCCAGATCCCGCAGGTAGTCGCCGTACGAGACCTCGGCCGACCAGGGCAGGCCGAGCGCCTCGGTCTGCCGGCGGAACTGTTCGACGGCCGACGTCTCGGCGGCCGGCATGGTCCGCAGGATGCCGACGTTGCCCGCCAGCATCAGCTCGGCGGCAGCCATCCCGGTCAGCAGCGACAGCTGGGCTCCGGCATCCTCGATCGGCAGCGGCAGCCGGCGCTCGATGGCGTATCCGCGTTCGGTCAGGACCACCTCGCCGTCGGGCAGGTTGAGACTGGCGCCACCCCGTGCGGACTCCAGTGCCTGTCGTCCGGCCCCGAACTCGGGCAGCAGTTGCAGCGACTCGGGTGCGCTGCCCGAATCGATCGCCCGCTGTGCGTCGGGATAACTCCACTGGCGGCGGGACCGGATCACGGCCCGGCTGAGCCGGGTCTGCTTCAGCTCCGTGGACGAGTCCAGACGCAGTTCCCACACGAACGCGAGTCGATCCCGATCGGGCAGCAGCGATGCCGCACCCTCCGACAACACGGTCGGATGCAGCGGCGACCGCTCGTCGGGGGCATACAACGTCTGCCCGCGGCGTCTGGCCTCGGTGTCGATCGCGCCCTCCGGGCGGACGAACCAGGGCACATCGGCGATCGCATAGCGCACCACCAGACCGTCCTTGTCCCGCGTCAGGTGCAGTGCCTGGTCCAGGTCGGTCGAACCGGCCGGATCGATGGTGCAGAAGTCGATCTCGCGGAAATCCTGCACGGCGTCGTCCAACTGCTTCTCCGCGGCGGCGGCTGCTTCCTGCTGCACCGCCGCCGGGAACTCGGCCGGCACCTCCAGGTCGTGCCGTAGCGTGGCCAGTGCGGCCGCCAACTCCGATTGGGCGACCGACCGGGTCAGCCGTGGGCTGCGTTTCATGGCCTGAGCCTACGATCGACCGGGCGCGCGGGAAGTCCCAGCCGCGAGCAGTGCGGGGCACGCGTTCAGCGATGGGCCCGCGATCAGCGGTAGGCGTGGGCCTGCAACTCGAACAGTTCGGCATATCGGCCGCCGGCCAGCATCAACTCCGCATGCGAGCCGATCTCGGCGATGCCGCCGTCGGCGACGACCACGATCAGATCGGCCATCCGGACGGTGGAGAACCGATGCGACACCAGCACCGTGACCGCGCCGGTCTCGGCTGCCAACCGGCGCGCCGTCTCGCCGTACTGCTGGTAGATCGCCTGTTCGGCCTCCGGATCCAGCGCAGCGGTCGGTTCGTCCAGCAGCATCAGCAGCGGGCGGCGCCGCATGAACGCCCGGGCCAGCGCCAGTCGCTGCCACTGACCGCCCGACAATCCGACGCCGCCGGTGAACCGTCGGCCCAGCTGGGTGTCCAATCCGTCGGTCAGCGAACCGATCACCGGATCGGCCTGGCCTGCCGCGACCGCCGAACCGATCAGACCGCGGTCGTCACGGACCTCCAGATCACCCACCCCGACCGAATCGGCGGCCAGGAACTCCAACCGGGCGAAGTCCTGGAAGCCGGCCGAGATCCGATCCCGCCAGGCAGCAGGGTCAATGTCGGCGAGCGGTACGCCGTCGATCCGGACGCTGCCCGCGGTCGGGTCGTAGAGCCGGGCGAGCAGCTTGACCAGGGTGGACTTGCCGGCGCCGTTCTCACCGACGAACGCAACCGTGGTGCCGGCCGGCAGGAACAGATCGACATCGTCCAACGCGAGTGCCGTACTCGGCTGCAGTTCGCCGGTCCGAGCGGGGCTGGTCGGTGCTGCCCGCTCGGAGGATGCGTCGGCCGGCCGGTCGAGACCACCGGGCACTCCGTCGGGCTGCGCGGACGGATAGCCGAAGGACACGCGGTCGAACCGAATGCCGTCGGTCAGCACCGCAGGCGGTCGGGCCGTGCTCTGCTGCCAGGTGTTGGCGTCGGCGTAGTCGTGCAGCCACTGATAGCGACCGAACGAGTCCAGGGCGCCGACCACCATCCGGATGTTGTTGGTCATGCCCTGCGCGGTGGTGTTGATCTGCGGACCGACCAGCAACAACAGGGTCAGATCGCCGATCGAGGCCGCACCGGCCCGGACCTGCCCGAGCAGCCAGAACACCGCCACCGCGTAGCCGATGCCGTAGACGACCCAGCCGACCGAGACCCGGCGGGCGAAGCGGGTGGTGATCCGGGCGTACCGGTTGTGCCGCAGGCTGATGATGTCGGCGGCGACCTTGACCAGAGTGTGTCCCAGCCCGAAACACCGCACCTCGACACCGGTCGGCGCCTCGGTCAGCGAGTCGGTGATCTTGGTCCCGAGACGACGCAGATGCTCATGGGTCCTGATCAGCTTGCGCTGCTGCTGCCAGCCGCGGGCCTGGATCCCGGCGACGGCGGTGGCCAACAACAACAGCAGGATCAGCGTCGGCGACACCGACCACAGCATCGCCACCACGGTGATCGTCCCGGTGACGCCACCGACCACCGACAGCATCCGATAGACGCCGGCCAACTGATGCCGGTCCTGCTCGATCAGCGCCAGCCGGTCGGCCAGTCGACGGTCCTCGTGGTGGCCGATCGACGGGATGCCGGCGGTCAGTTTGAGCAGGTCGTCGTGCACATACCAGTAGACCTTCTCGTCCAGCGTGTCGCCGGTCGGACCGGCGAAACTGCCCGAGACCGCGGTCACCAACAGGCAGACGCCGAGCAGCACCACCCCCGGCAGCACGGCGGACGGATCGATCGGGGTGTGCCCACTGAGGGCGTCGACGACGAGCTTGATCGCGTACACCTGCAACGGGCTGAGCACCGAGGACAGCACGACGCTGATGCACATCAGCACGGCCAGTCCCGGCGATGCCTTGAACGCCGTGGTGATCCAGAGCCTGATGGTGCTGAACGCCCGGCGCAGCTGCTCGATCATGCTTCCACCTCCGCTGCCCGCAACTCGGCCTCGACCTCGGCATCTGCCTCGGCGTACCGACTGGCCTGCATCCGGAACATCGCCCGATACCGACCGTCTGCGATGTCCATCAACTCCTCGTGCGCTCCGTGCTCGACGATCCGGCCGTGCTCCAGCACACAGATCGACGGCACCGGCCGGACCACCGAGAACCGGTGCGAGATGATCAAGGACGTCACCGACCGGGCCAGGTCGAGGTAACCGTCGACCAGCCGGGCCTCGGACTGCACGTCCAGTGCCGCCGCGGGCTCGTCCAACACCAGCACCTGCGCGCCGGACGAGACGGCTCGCAGCGCCCGTGCCAGACCGATCCGCTGCCACTCACCGCCGGAAAGATCGGTGCCGCCCGGCATGGTCTTGTCCAAGGAGGTCAGCCATCCGGCCGGCAACCGCTGCACCAGATCGGTGATCCCGGCCCGCTGCGCGATGTCGTCCAACACCGCGGTGTCCGGCACCGGATCCGGATCCAGCCGACCGGCCCAGACCGCCCCGGAGCCGAGCTCGACGTTGTCGCCGGCCGGCAACGGCAGCCGGAGGAATTCCTGGGTGATCGGGGAGACCCGGCGCTGCCAGGCGCGCCGCTGGTCCACGTCCAGTGACGCAAGATCAACACCGTCGACCAGCACCCGACCGCGGGTCGGCAGGTAGCCGGCCACCAGCAGCTTCACCAGGGTCGACTTGCCGGCCCCGTTGACCCCCACCAGAGCAACCGCATCACCGGCCGGAAGCTCCAGGCTCAGCCCGTCCAGGATCAGCCGATCGCTGCCCGGATAACCGAAGCTGACCTCGTCGAAGACGATGCCCGGCGGAGGAGATGTGGCCGGCT
Protein-coding sequences here:
- a CDS encoding ABC transporter ATP-binding protein, whose translation is MIEQLRRAFSTIRLWITTAFKASPGLAVLMCISVVLSSVLSPLQVYAIKLVVDALSGHTPIDPSAVLPGVVLLGVCLLVTAVSGSFAGPTGDTLDEKVYWYVHDDLLKLTAGIPSIGHHEDRRLADRLALIEQDRHQLAGVYRMLSVVGGVTGTITVVAMLWSVSPTLILLLLLATAVAGIQARGWQQQRKLIRTHEHLRRLGTKITDSLTEAPTGVEVRCFGLGHTLVKVAADIISLRHNRYARITTRFARRVSVGWVVYGIGYAVAVFWLLGQVRAGAASIGDLTLLLLVGPQINTTAQGMTNNIRMVVGALDSFGRYQWLHDYADANTWQQSTARPPAVLTDGIRFDRVSFGYPSAQPDGVPGGLDRPADASSERAAPTSPARTGELQPSTALALDDVDLFLPAGTTVAFVGENGAGKSTLVKLLARLYDPTAGSVRIDGVPLADIDPAAWRDRISAGFQDFARLEFLAADSVGVGDLEVRDDRGLIGSAVAAGQADPVIGSLTDGLDTQLGRRFTGGVGLSGGQWQRLALARAFMRRRPLLMLLDEPTAALDPEAEQAIYQQYGETARRLAAETGAVTVLVSHRFSTVRMADLIVVVADGGIAEIGSHAELMLAGGRYAELFELQAHAYR
- the mnmA gene encoding tRNA 2-thiouridine(34) synthase MnmA, with translation MKVLAAMSGGVDSAVAAARAVDAGHDVTGVHLALSKNPLSFRSGARGCCSKEDAHDARRAADVLGIPFYVWDLSDQFKEDVVDDFVAEYAAGRTPNPCVRCNEKIKFAAVLERGIALGFDAVCTGHYAQLIRDDDGVQLHRAVDEGKDQSYVLAVLDQRQLQRSYFPLGHSLKSDVRAEAERRGLAVADKPDSHDICFIADGDTAGFLDRQLGSAPGEIVDQQGRTVGEHGGSHRFTIGQRHGLRLGVPADDGKPRYVLDISPVNNTVTVGPREALDVTNLEGIRPTWTGAVADGNWPAQVQVRAHGAPVPGEVTVGADAVSVALTEPLTGVAPGQAVVYYDGTRVVGSATISAARP
- a CDS encoding uroporphyrinogen decarboxylase/cobalamine-independent methonine synthase family protein — encoded protein: MTDDFAPIRSSGIGSWPGTDLAEALKITFAECPELPYLPELPDRGAGAALIGRGAAVLAELSVDLQPAGWRLTGAPGRDQLRARATLRDDLDRLEEAAQGYRGPFKVAIAGPWTLAASIERPRGDRALADHGARREIAGSLAEGAGQLLADLGRRLPDLELILQLDEPLLPAVIAGRVPTASGFSQHRKVDLAEVREALGVVVAAVDRPPAEARSGLPQIWLHCCAPDVPVRLIKDAGIGGIAVDLDQLGTPDWDRLGQAMADGLWLGAGAVSTSTGAATGRHWSADEIAQRILRSTRSLGLEPDVAGRMIITPACGLARFDQRSAVNALRAVGKAADIVTDQLAD
- a CDS encoding RNB domain-containing ribonuclease — encoded protein: MKRSPRLTRSVAQSELAAALATLRHDLEVPAEFPAAVQQEAAAAAEKQLDDAVQDFREIDFCTIDPAGSTDLDQALHLTRDKDGLVVRYAIADVPWFVRPEGAIDTEARRRGQTLYAPDERSPLHPTVLSEGAASLLPDRDRLAFVWELRLDSSTELKQTRLSRAVIRSRRQWSYPDAQRAIDSGSAPESLQLLPEFGAGRQALESARGGASLNLPDGEVVLTERGYAIERRLPLPIEDAGAQLSLLTGMAAAELMLAGNVGILRTMPAAETSAVEQFRRQTEALGLPWSAEVSYGDYLRDLDRSRPAALAVLHAATALFRGAGYEAFDGSAPRQPLQAAIAAPYAHVTAPLRRLVDRFGLVVCAAVQSDTPVPGWVREAIPQLPKIMATSDDLASRLDSGALNRVEAALLKDRADETFDAVVLSRKDEHRRIQLVDPVVVASLNGSGEPGDQLRVRLVSADVATGEVAFAVA